In Lacinutrix sp. Bg11-31, the DNA window ATCCAACAAAAGTACTTCGTCGAATTGCGAAAGACTCTGTGCAAACTCTGCTCCAAAATCTTTAGTTCTAGAAAATAAATGTGGCTGAAAAATCGCCAATACTTTATCTTTTGGATACATTTCTCTAACCGCCTGATGCACAGCATTAATTTCTTCTGGGTGATGCGCATAATCATCTATAAAAACAAGCTCATCAGTTTTTATTTGATACGTAAAACGACGTTTCACACCTTTGTAAGATGCCAATGCTTTAACGAGCTGCGGTGTAGGGACACCATATTCTACAGCCATCGCTAAAGCTATTAATGCATTCGACAAATTATGTCTACCAGGTAGGTTAAATTGAACTTGTTTTAGCACTGTATTTGGTGTTTTAACATCAAACACATAAGCGCCATTTTCTATTTTTATATTTTGAGCGGAATAATCTGAATCATCTTCAATCCCGTAAGTAATTCCTTTTAAAGGCAAACCATTTTTAATAAACAGTTTTCCGTTTGGTTTTAATTTTTTCGAAAAATCTTCAAACGTTTTTATTAACTCTGAAGCATCTCCATAAATATCTAAATGATCTGCATCCATTGAAGTAATACATGCTAAATCTGGAGATAAGGTTAAAAAAGAGCGATCAAACTCATCCGCCTCCACAACACTTACTTCATCTCCATTTAATATTAAGTTAGAATTATAATTCTCGCTAATACCGCCTAAAAAAGCAGTTAACGGAACATTACATTCCATCATAATATGACCCAAAATACTCGTTGTTGTCGTTTTTCCATGCGTTCCTGCAACAGCTAAACAAAATGTGTTTTCTGTAATTAAGCCTAATATCTCTGAACGTTTTAAAACCTCGAATCCATTATTTCTAAAATAATTAAGCTGTTTATTATCTTTAGGGATTGCTGGTGTATAAACAACAAGTGTTTCTTTAGAATCTAAAAACGAACTACCTATTGCCTCAATACTATCTTCAAAATTCACTTCAACACCTAGCTCATCAAGACTATCAGTTATTACTGTCTTCGTTTTATCGTAGCCAGCAACATGCTTATTGGTAGCATTGAAATAGCGTGCAATAGCACTCATTCCAATTCCTCCAATACCCACAAAGTAGATGTTATGTATGTTGTTTAAATTCATTTGTCATTCCTGCGAAGGCAGAAATCTATTTTATAATTATTATTCCTCCAAGGTCTCGACTGCGCTCGACCATATACTATTTTATATTTACTACTTATTGCTTCAAAAGTTTTTCAACTTCATCTACTATTTCTTTTGTCGCATTTACTAATGCTAATTTTTTAATATTATCACTTAGTTGTTTTTGCTTTTCAGCTGAAGCCACCAATTGAGAAAACTTATTTTTAAAATCAACTTTCAAATCTTCTTGAGCAATCATTAAAGCAGCATTTTCATCTACAATTGCTTTTGCGTTTTTAGTTTGATGATCTTCTGCCACATAAGGTGAAGGCACAAAAACCACAGGCTTTCCAACAATACACAACTCTGACACAGATCCTGCTCCTGCTCTTGAGATAATAATATCTGCAGCTGCGTAAGCTAAATCCATATTATTTATATATTCATGTACTTGTACATGTTTTATATCTCCATTAATTCTATAATCTTTATAATACAATTTTCCTGTTTGCCAGATAATTTGTACCTGTTGTGTTTGTAAAAAATCCAACTCTCTTTTCAGTAATTCGTTTATTGCTTTTGCACCCAAACTTCCGCCTAAAACTAAAAGTGTTTTCTTACCCTCAACTAAACCAAAATATTTTATGGCTTCATCTCTTTTAGATGCAATATCTAACAAATCTTGACGTACAGGGTTTCCTGTTTTTAACATTTTATTCTTCGGAAAAAACCGCTCTAAACCATCATAAGCAACACATATTTTTTGCGCTTTTTTAGACAGTAGTTTATTTGTAATTCCTGGATACGAATTCTGTTCTTGTATTAAACTAGGTATTCCTTTAAAAACGGCCATTTGCAATAATGGTCCACTAGCAAAGCCTCCAGTTCCTATTACAACATCTGGCTTAAACTGATTAACAATTTTTCTTGCATTCCACAAACTATTTACAAGCTTAAATGGAAACATTAAATTTTTAAGTGATAGTTTTCTTTCTATTCCAGTTATCCACAAACCTTTAATTTTATAACCAGCTTGAGGAACTTTCTCCATTTCCATACGATCATTTGCTCCTACAAAAAGGAACTCTGCATCTGGGTAACGTGTTTTTAACTCGTTCGCAATAGCAATTGCAGGATAGATATGTCCACCTGTACCACCACCTGATAATATAATTTTATAATGACTCATTTATATAGCTTCCGAAAGAATTTCTAATGGATTTTGCTCCACGCCTTCTTCGTTTTCTTTACCTTTTATTTCTTCTCTTTTTGCGCTTACGCTTAATATAATTCCTATTGCTAAACAAGTCATCCAAATAGATGTTCCACCACTACTAATTAACGGTAAAGTTTGACCTGTAACAGGAAACAACTCTACTGCAACTGCCATATTTATCATGGCCTGAAATACAATTGGAATCCCAACACCAAGCACTAACAGTTTCCCAAAAATGGTATCCGATTTCTGCGCCACTATTACAATTCTAAACAACAACCACATATATAATACTAATAAAAGCAGACCTCCAACAAGTCCATATTCCTCAATAATAATTGCGAAAATAAAATCGGAGGACGATTGAGGTAAAAAGTTTTTTTGTGTACTTTTCCCTGGTCCAACTCCCCAAAATTCTCCCGAGGCTATTGCGATTTTTGCTTTTTCTATTTGATAATCTCCATCGGAATCTCCTTCACCAGAAAAATTCTCGATTCTATTCATCCAAGTATCTACACGATTTGGCATAGCATCTGGAAATGCTTTGGCAACCAAAATAAA includes these proteins:
- the murC gene encoding UDP-N-acetylmuramate--L-alanine ligase, yielding MNLNNIHNIYFVGIGGIGMSAIARYFNATNKHVAGYDKTKTVITDSLDELGVEVNFEDSIEAIGSSFLDSKETLVVYTPAIPKDNKQLNYFRNNGFEVLKRSEILGLITENTFCLAVAGTHGKTTTTSILGHIMMECNVPLTAFLGGISENYNSNLILNGDEVSVVEADEFDRSFLTLSPDLACITSMDADHLDIYGDASELIKTFEDFSKKLKPNGKLFIKNGLPLKGITYGIEDDSDYSAQNIKIENGAYVFDVKTPNTVLKQVQFNLPGRHNLSNALIALAMAVEYGVPTPQLVKALASYKGVKRRFTYQIKTDELVFIDDYAHHPEEINAVHQAVREMYPKDKVLAIFQPHLFSRTKDFGAEFAQSLSQFDEVLLLDIYPARELPIEGVTSQWLLSQIDNPKKELINKSEIIQKIKESKAKIILTIGAGDIGTEVIKIKEALSYEN
- the murG gene encoding undecaprenyldiphospho-muramoylpentapeptide beta-N-acetylglucosaminyltransferase — translated: MSHYKIILSGGGTGGHIYPAIAIANELKTRYPDAEFLFVGANDRMEMEKVPQAGYKIKGLWITGIERKLSLKNLMFPFKLVNSLWNARKIVNQFKPDVVIGTGGFASGPLLQMAVFKGIPSLIQEQNSYPGITNKLLSKKAQKICVAYDGLERFFPKNKMLKTGNPVRQDLLDIASKRDEAIKYFGLVEGKKTLLVLGGSLGAKAINELLKRELDFLQTQQVQIIWQTGKLYYKDYRINGDIKHVQVHEYINNMDLAYAAADIIISRAGAGSVSELCIVGKPVVFVPSPYVAEDHQTKNAKAIVDENAALMIAQEDLKVDFKNKFSQLVASAEKQKQLSDNIKKLALVNATKEIVDEVEKLLKQ